The following are encoded in a window of Lacinutrix sp. WUR7 genomic DNA:
- a CDS encoding DUF1573 domain-containing protein yields MKKVLLGLSAFCLIAFTSCKEDASKKIDDKNVAEAAVRDANTGDFPVLTFDKKEHDFGEIEAKTPVETVFTYKNTGKTPLVITNIKSTCGCTVPQDWSKEPLAPGDSGKFTVKYNASGKNAVSKTITVTANTETGKETVKIKAFVKADPNAPVKAPVANKQQIQQAIPAGSNAAATAVKSSTQPGHEGHNHD; encoded by the coding sequence ATGAAAAAAGTATTATTAGGTTTAAGCGCATTTTGCTTAATCGCTTTTACTTCATGTAAAGAAGATGCATCAAAAAAAATTGATGACAAAAACGTTGCAGAAGCAGCAGTAAGAGATGCTAACACTGGAGATTTTCCAGTATTAACTTTCGATAAAAAAGAGCACGATTTTGGTGAAATTGAAGCTAAAACTCCTGTAGAAACAGTATTTACTTATAAAAATACAGGAAAAACTCCTTTAGTTATTACAAATATTAAAAGTACATGTGGATGTACAGTACCTCAAGATTGGTCTAAAGAGCCTTTAGCTCCAGGAGATTCAGGGAAATTTACTGTAAAATATAATGCTTCTGGTAAAAATGCAGTATCTAAAACCATTACAGTAACTGCTAATACAGAAACAGGAAAAGAAACAGTTAAGATTAAAGCTTTTGTAAAAGCAGATCCTAATGCTCCTGTAAAAGCACCTGTAGCAAATAAGCAACAAATACAACAAGCTATTCCAGCAGGATCTAATGCAGCTGCAACAGCAGTAAAGTCTAGTACTCAACCAGGTCACGAAGGTCATAACCACGATTAA
- the yajC gene encoding preprotein translocase subunit YajC translates to MGEIGQFLPFIAMFAVVYFFMIAPQMKRAKQEKKFASELKRGDKVITKSGLHGKIADLNDKDNSCVIETMAGKLKFDRSAISLEMSKNLNVSPTEIKK, encoded by the coding sequence ATGGGAGAAATAGGACAATTTTTACCGTTTATTGCTATGTTTGCTGTAGTGTATTTCTTTATGATTGCACCACAAATGAAACGTGCCAAACAAGAAAAAAAGTTTGCTAGCGAATTAAAACGAGGAGACAAAGTAATTACAAAAAGTGGTTTGCATGGAAAAATAGCAGACCTTAACGATAAAGATAACAGTTGTGTTATTGAAACGATGGCTGGAAAGTTAAAGTTTGATCGTTCTGCAATTTCTTTGGAAATGAGTAAGAACTTAAATGTATCTCCAACCGAAATTAAGAAGTAA
- the nusB gene encoding transcription antitermination factor NusB: MQILYAFKGGESDNFSKDQRFLLHSIDGMYNLYLLLMSLLIEVHKKAEINIEKTQKKLLATSEDKNPNKKLIFNEVFLLLKNDQELLADIEAHKITNWELDDEYVDILFREILASDLYAEYMQTKTSTFKEDRDFVVDVFKEIIAPNEKLYEYIEDKNLTWLDDLPIINTAILKLLKKVKENVKPTYFVPSLYKDEDDKKFAIDLLKKTILNQSTLAAEIEGKTKNWDTDRIASIDYILLQMGICEMLNFSSIPVKVTINEYLEIAKEYSTPKSSTFINGVLDKLVKEYQEGKKLNKIGRGLL, from the coding sequence ATGCAAATCCTTTACGCTTTTAAAGGAGGCGAAAGTGACAATTTCAGTAAAGACCAAAGGTTTTTATTACACAGTATTGACGGTATGTACAATCTGTATTTGCTTTTAATGTCCTTATTAATTGAGGTACATAAAAAAGCAGAAATAAACATTGAAAAAACACAAAAAAAGCTTCTAGCTACTTCAGAAGACAAAAATCCAAACAAGAAATTAATATTTAACGAAGTCTTTTTGTTATTAAAAAACGATCAAGAACTTCTTGCAGATATTGAAGCACATAAAATCACTAACTGGGAGTTAGATGATGAATATGTAGATATTCTTTTTAGAGAAATACTAGCAAGCGATTTGTATGCAGAATATATGCAAACAAAAACGTCTACTTTTAAAGAAGATAGAGACTTTGTTGTTGATGTATTTAAGGAAATTATTGCTCCTAACGAAAAACTTTACGAATATATTGAAGACAAGAATTTAACTTGGTTAGATGATTTACCTATAATAAATACAGCCATTTTAAAATTATTAAAAAAGGTAAAGGAAAATGTAAAACCAACATATTTTGTCCCTAGTCTATATAAAGACGAAGACGATAAAAAGTTTGCAATAGATTTGTTGAAGAAAACAATTCTAAATCAAAGTACACTGGCTGCCGAAATTGAAGGAAAAACAAAAAATTGGGATACAGATCGTATTGCAAGTATAGACTACATATTACTGCAAATGGGAATTTGCGAAATGTTAAACTTTTCTTCCATTCCAGTAAAAGTTACAATTAATGAATATTTAGAAATAGCAAAAGAGTATTCAACACCTAAAAGCAGTACGTTTATCAATGGTGTTTTAGATAAGTTAGTAAAAGAATACCAAGAAGGAAAAAAGTTAAATAAAATAGGTAGAGGATTGCTGTAA
- a CDS encoding Glu/Leu/Phe/Val dehydrogenase, with protein MVSDVINASDLKKIDPVFGQISFDDHEQIVFCNDKDTGLKAIIGIHNTVLGPALGGTRMWQYNNEWEALNDVLRLSRGMTFKAAITGLNLGGGKAVIIGDAKTQKTPELMRKFGEFVHSLSGKYITAEDVGMETADMDLVREVTPYVTGISESKGGAGNPSPITAYGVFMGMKAAAKYKFGSDILEDKKVIVQGIGHVGESLVEHLTNEGAKVIISDINQERLEEVSKKYGATIYTGNDIYSEAVDIYAPCALGATINDDTINRIQAKIIAGAANNQLAEEAKHGAILQEKGIVYAPDFLINAGGIINVYAELEGYDKKEIMRKTQNIYNTTLEILSNADTNGITTNQAALNIAKSRIEARKNENSK; from the coding sequence ATGGTTTCAGACGTTATTAATGCAAGTGATCTAAAAAAAATAGATCCAGTTTTTGGACAAATTTCTTTCGATGATCATGAGCAAATTGTTTTTTGCAACGACAAAGATACAGGTTTAAAAGCAATTATTGGAATACATAATACAGTATTAGGTCCTGCACTTGGAGGAACTAGAATGTGGCAATATAACAATGAATGGGAAGCGCTAAATGATGTATTACGTCTTTCACGTGGTATGACTTTTAAAGCAGCAATTACAGGTTTAAACCTTGGAGGAGGAAAAGCAGTAATTATTGGAGATGCCAAAACACAAAAAACACCAGAACTTATGAGAAAGTTTGGTGAATTTGTACATTCTTTAAGCGGAAAGTATATTACAGCAGAAGATGTTGGTATGGAAACTGCGGATATGGACTTAGTTCGTGAAGTGACTCCTTATGTTACTGGTATTTCTGAAAGTAAAGGAGGAGCAGGGAATCCTTCACCTATAACCGCTTATGGTGTGTTTATGGGGATGAAAGCTGCTGCTAAATATAAATTTGGATCGGATATATTAGAAGACAAAAAAGTAATTGTTCAAGGTATTGGGCATGTTGGAGAATCTCTTGTTGAGCACCTAACAAATGAAGGCGCTAAGGTTATTATTTCCGATATTAACCAAGAACGTTTAGAAGAAGTAAGTAAAAAATACGGAGCAACTATATATACTGGAAACGATATTTATAGCGAAGCTGTCGATATTTATGCACCTTGTGCTTTAGGAGCAACTATTAATGACGATACTATTAATAGAATTCAAGCAAAAATAATTGCAGGAGCTGCTAATAATCAATTAGCAGAAGAAGCGAAACACGGAGCAATTCTTCAAGAAAAAGGAATTGTTTATGCACCAGACTTTTTAATTAATGCCGGAGGAATTATTAATGTATATGCAGAGTTAGAAGGTTACGATAAAAAAGAAATTATGCGTAAAACTCAAAATATCTATAATACTACGTTAGAAATTTTATCTAATGCTGATACCAATGGGATAACAACCAATCAAGCAGCACTTAATATTGCAAAAAGTAGAATAGAAGCAAGAAAGAATGAAAATTCTAAATAA
- a CDS encoding YdeI family protein translates to MKKVYSVEEYIESNPHFAEALTILRNIITKTELNEAIKWSAPTYDLKGKNILGLGAFKKHFCIWFFNAVFLKDEAKLLVNAQEKTKGLRQMRFTSIDEIDKHVVLAYVKEAIENQKLGREIKVVKTTKKDIVIPPELKEILDSNTSLQDAFKTLSLSKQREYCEYIGTAKREATKQSRLEKITPMIMKGVGLHDKYKNC, encoded by the coding sequence ATGAAAAAAGTCTACTCCGTTGAAGAATACATAGAAAGCAATCCACATTTTGCTGAAGCACTAACCATACTTCGCAATATTATTACTAAAACAGAATTAAACGAAGCCATAAAATGGTCTGCACCAACCTATGATTTAAAAGGAAAAAACATATTAGGCCTTGGTGCTTTTAAAAAGCATTTCTGTATTTGGTTTTTTAATGCTGTGTTTTTAAAAGATGAAGCGAAGCTATTAGTTAATGCACAAGAAAAAACAAAAGGTTTGCGACAAATGCGATTTACATCTATAGATGAAATAGACAAACATGTAGTATTAGCCTATGTAAAAGAAGCTATAGAAAATCAGAAATTAGGAAGAGAAATTAAAGTCGTAAAAACCACAAAAAAGGATATTGTTATTCCTCCAGAACTAAAAGAGATATTAGATTCAAATACATCACTACAGGACGCTTTTAAAACACTTTCCCTCTCCAAACAACGAGAATACTGCGAATATATAGGAACCGCTAAAAGAGAAGCTACAAAACAGTCTAGGCTTGAAAAAATAACACCTATGATTATGAAAGGGGTTGGTTTACACGATAAGTATAAGAATTGTTAG